A single genomic interval of Macadamia integrifolia cultivar HAES 741 chromosome 6, SCU_Mint_v3, whole genome shotgun sequence harbors:
- the LOC122080978 gene encoding probable signal peptidase complex subunit 2, giving the protein MQEKKREMASSNGDSSSSSNNKNPKKANLMDPHSIKNLLDESVTEIVTSRGYVEDVRMSNIRLFMGAIIIIIALVAQFYPKKFPENRDFLIGCIFLYIALNGLLQLITYSKEKNAILFTYPLPGSFSSTGLVVSSKLPRFSDIYTLSIASADPKSLSAKKPVQFTKSVTQWFTKDGVLVEGLFSKDVDGLINQYTGESRKNK; this is encoded by the exons ATGCAGGAGAAGAAGCGAGAGATGGCGAGCAGCAACGgtgactcttcttcttcttctaacaATAAGAACCCTAAAAAGGCGAATTTGATGGATCCTCACTCCATCAAGAATCTTCTTGACGAATCCGTTACAGAG ATCGTTACCAGTCGCGGATACGTGGAAGATGTGAGGATGAGCAATATAAGACTGTTCATGGGAGCCATTATCATAATCATTGCTCTAGTGGCTCAGTTCTACCCAAAGAAGTTCCCTGAGAACAGAGACTTTCTAATCGGATGCATCTTCTT GTATATTGCCCTCAATGGATTGTTGCAGCTGATCACATACTCTAAGGAGAAGAACGCAATCCTGTTTACCTATCCCCTCCCT GGATCCTTCAGTAGCACTGGGCTGGTAGTTTCTTCTAAGTTGCCAAGATTCTCTGACATTTACACATTGTCAATAGCCAGTGCAGACCCAAAATCACTCTCTGCTAAGAAACCTGTCCAGTTCACAAAGAGTGTCACTCAATG GTTCACCAAAGATGGAGTTCTGGTGGAGGGTCTGTTCTCGAAAGATGTTGATGGACTAATCAACCAGTATACAGGAGAATCTAGGAAGAACAAGTGA
- the LOC122080921 gene encoding sm-like protein LSM8 has translation MSGGPGLESLVDQQISVITNDGRNIVGILKGFDQATNIILDESHERVYSTKEGVQQLVLGLYIIRGDNISIVGELDEELDANLDLSKLRAHPLKPVIH, from the exons ATGTCAGGAGGGCCTGGACTCGAGTCGCTTGTTGATC AACAAATATCAGTTATAACAAATGATGGGCGTAATATAGTG GGAATCCTAAAAGGTTTCGATCAGGCTACAAATATCATTCTTGATGAGTCCCATGAGCGGGTCTACTCCACAAAG GAAGGTGTCCAGCAACTTGTTTTAGGGTTGTACATCATCAGAGGGGACAACAT AAGCATTGTCGGAGAATTAGATGAGGAGCTCGATGCGAATCTGGACTTGTCAAAACTGAGAGCACATCCCCTAAAGCCTGTAATCCACTAA